GTTATCTCTTTTATTGAATGGGAAGTTAATATCTCAATTTTTGGATTCTCATAGACAGGATGACCAGATTCTACCTTTAATTTTGAAGAGGAAGTTATCAGAAAAACCTTATCAGCAAATTCTCTTAAATACAATGCTTCTTTAGCAGCTTCTTCACTGTCACCAAGCACTGCCACAGTCTTTCCTCTGAAAAAGGGAGCATCACATACTGCACAGTAGCTTACACCTCTGCCAAGAAGTTCTCCTTCACCCTTGATTGTTGGCTTTCTTCCCATAGAGCCTGTTGCTATTATGACTGCTTTTCCTCTATAACTACCAGCCATTGTTACAACTTCCTTTGTTTCAGATACCAGATCAACCCCAACAACCTGTTCTTCCCTGTATTCAACGCCAAAGGATAGTGCCTGTGCCCTGATTCTTTCAAGAAGTTCCTTACCAGTTAAAGGTTTCTCAAGACCAGGATAGTTTTCGATCAAAGAGGCATAGGCAAGAGCTCCTGCAGTCTTTGATTTATCAAGTACAACTGTTTTTAAATTTGCCCTTGCCGAGTATATTCCTGCAGTAAGTCCCGCAGGTCCTCCACCTATTATTATTACATCATAAATTTCTGTCATTTTTACCTCCTACTATAAAAGTTTTAAAATTGAAAAATCTCAAAATATTGTAATATGTATCTCTCTGGGCTGGTCTAAATCCTGAAGCTTTTATAGCTTCAATTATCTCTTCCATGCTCACACGATAGCAGACTCCTGCTGCCCTCACAACATTTTCCTCAAGCATTGTAGAACCAAAGTCATTGGCACCAAAGCGTAATCCTACCTGAGCAATTTTTATTCCCTGCGTTACCCATGAAACCTGAATGTTCGGAAAGTTGTCGAGGTAAATTCTACTTAATGCGAGAACTCTCAGATACTTAACAGCACCAGAGGGCATGAGTTCTGGATTTTCTTTTTTAAGCTCCGTGTTACCGGGCTGAAAACTCCATGGAATAAATGCTGTAAATCCAGAGGTTTCATCCTGAAGTCTTCTTATTGCGTCAAGATGCTCAACTATGTCTTCTTCTGTGTCAATGCTGCCAAACATCATTGTTGCTGAGGTTTTCATTCCAATAAGATGTGCCCGACGCATTACTTCCAGCCATTCCGCTGTTTTTATTTTATTGGGAGACTGAAGTTGCCTTACTCTGTCAGAGAGTATCTCTGCACCGCCACCAGGAATTGAGTCAAGTCCTGCCTGTCTTAGTTTTTCAAGAACTTCTTTTATTGATAAACCCTCTTTTCTACTTAAAAAAGAAATCTCAGGGGGTGAAAATCCATGAACATGAATTTTGAAATTGTTTTTTATGAATTTAAGCATGTCAATGTAAAAATCAAGCCCGAGCTTAGGGTGAACTCCTCCCTGAAGAAGTATCTGGGTTCCGCCTTTTTCAACTGTTTCCTGAATTTTTTTTGCAAGCTCTTGTTTTGTAATAACATAGGCTTCTGGATGTCCTTCCGGTCTCCAGAAAGCACAGAATTTGCAGCGATTAATACATATGTTTGTATAGTTAATATTTCTATCAACAACAAAGGTAACAATGCCTTCTGGATGAATTTTTTTTCTTATTTCATCAGCAGCTTTTCCAAGTTCATAAATTGAGGCTTCTTTTAGCATCTCAAGGGCTTCTTTTTTGCTCACTCTTACCATAGCTTTATCACATTATAGAAACTGTCTCTCTGAGCAGGAACTTTGCCTGTCTCTCTTATTAGATGAACAAGTTCCTCGATGGTATTACCTTTTTTCGAACGAGCACCTGCTGAATGGGCAATTCTCTCTTCAATTACTGTTCCTTCAAGGCAGTCAGCACCAAAAAGCAGTGAGAGCTGGGCAAGTTTTTCTCCAAGCATTATCCAGTAAGCTTTTATATGGGGAATGTTGTCAAGCACAAGCCTTGAAACAGCTATTGTTTTTAAATCATCTATTCCACTTGGATAGGGAACTTTTATCTCATTGTTTTCAGGTTGATAACTCAAAGGTATAAAGGCAAGAAAGCCTCCTGTTTGATCCTGAAGTTCTCTCAATTTCATTAAATGGTCAACTCTGTGTTCATATGATTCAACGTGTCCATAAAGCATTGTAGCATTTGTTTTAATTCCAAGTTCATGGGCTGTTTTTATTATCTCAAGCCATCTTTCGCCTGATATTTTTTCTGGACATATTTTAGCTCTTACATGAGAATTGAAAATTTCAGCTCCTCCCCCTGGCATTAAATCAAGCCCTGCTTCTTTAAGTTTAATTAGGGTTTGTTCTACAGTTAAACCCGATTTCCTTGCAAAATAATCAATCTCTACTGCTGTGAATGCCTTTATCCCAATTGAAGGAAATTCTTTTTTAATAGTAGAAAGCATCTCAAGATAGTATTCAAACTGCCAGTCAGGATGAAGTCCTGATACAATATGTACTTCGCTTAGATAGCCAATTTCCCTCTCAGCATCTTTAAGCTGAGCTATTATCTCATCAATACTTAGTTCATAAGCACCCTCCTGTCCTTTTGACCGAGAGAAGGCACAGAATCTGCATCTGTTGACACATATATTTGTGGGATTAATGTGTCTGTTTACGATAAAATAAACTCTGTTTGAATTGAACTTTCTTGAAACCTCATCTGCCATTTCACCGAGCTCGTAAATATTGTCTGAATTGAAAAGAAATAGTGCTTCCTCTCTGGAAAGTCTCTCTCCTTCTTTAATTTTTCTTCTTATTTCGCCAAACATAAGCTTATTATAGCACTGCTTATTGATTTATTTTAAGTTTTAATTTAAAATTTTTATATTTACCATTAAGAGGCGGGCTATGTTTAAAAAAGTTTTGATTGCAAACAGAGGAGAGATTGCATTAAGAATAATCCGTGCCTGTAAAGAGCTCGGCATACGTACTGTTGCCATATACTGTGAACCTGATGCAACTGCAAGATATGTAAAAAAAGCCGATGAAGCCTATCTTGTAACCCCGGGTCCGCTGAGAGGTTATCTTAATATTTATGGAATAGTTGAGCTTGCAAAAAATGTTGGAGCTGATGCAATACATCCAGGATACGGTTTTCTTGCTGAAAATCCTCAGTTTGCTGAAGCCTGTGCACAGGCTGGAATAACTTTCATTGGTCCTAATGCAAATGCAATTAGAAAAATGGGGCTTAAAGATCAGGCACGCAAGATTGCTGAAAAGCTTGGCATTCCGCTTTTACCGGGCACTCCTCCTTTAAAAGGCATTGATGAGGCAGTAGCTGCAGCCAAAGAAATTGGCTATCCTGTGATGATTAAAGCTGTTGCAGGAGGAGGTGGTAGAGGTTTAAGAATCTGCTATGATGAAGAATCCTTACGGAGACAGATACCAATTGCCATGTCAGAGGCAAAAAAAGCCTTTGGTGATGAGAGATTTTTTATAGAAAAATACCTTGAAAGACCACATCACATAGAAATTCAAATTATGGCTGACAGATACGGCAACATAATTCATCTCGGAGAGAGAGACTGCTCAATACAGAGAAGGCATCAAAAGTTAATAGAGATAGCTCCTTCTCTTTTGCTTACAGAAAAGGTAAGAGCTCAGATGGGTGAAGCAGCAAAGAGACTTGCCTATGAAGTTGGCTATGATAATGTAGGAACAGTTGAGTTTCTTGTTGATGAAAATCTAAATTACTACTTCCTTGAGATGAACACAAGAATACAGGTTGAGCATACAATAACAGAGGAAATTACAGGCATTGATCTTGTTCAAAACATGATAAAGATTGCCTGTGGTGAACCTCTGAGCATAAAACAATATGAGGTAATGCTAAGTGGATATGCGATTCAGTGTAGAATTAATGCTGAAGACCCTTTAAACGACTTTCTTCCATCTACAGGAGTTGTCACTGCCTATTATTCTCCAGGAGGATTTGGAATAAGAATAGACGGACATGTTACAGAAGGTTATCATGTTCCACCATATTATGACTCTCTCTTAGCAAAACTTGTAGCTCGTGGTCGCACATGGGAGGAAGTTGTAAGAAGAATGCACCGTGCTTTGAGTGAGTATATAATCAGAGGAGTTAAAACAACAATCCCCTTATACATAAAAATCATGGAAGATGAAGACTTCCGTAAAGGCAACTTTAGCACAAAGTATTTAGAAGAAAAACTTCCGAGCCTTATTTATAGTGAAGAAAAAGATCCCTTTGATCTTGCAGTGGTATTGTCTGCTGCAATTGTTGCACACAGCAGAGTTTAAATAAATTAGTGAGGTGTAAAGATGTCTAATTCACCTGTTAAAATTATGGATACAACTTTTCGAGATGCCCATCAGAGCCTTCATGCTACAAGAATGAAGCTTGAAGATATAGTCCCGATTGCCGAAAAAATGGATCAGGTAGGGTTTCATTCTCTTGAAGTATGGGGTGGTGCAACTTTTGACAGTTGCTTGAGATTTTTAAGGGAAGACCCCTGGGAAAGATTGAGAACCATAAGAACACTTGTTAAAAATACGAAACTTCAGATGCTTTTAAGAGGACAGAATCTTGTTGGATACAGACATTATCCCGATGATGTGGTTGAGAAGTTTGTGGAAAAAACAATTGAAAACGGCATAGATATTTTAAGAATTTTTGATGCTCTCAACGACTTAAGAAATATGGAAAGCTCTATAAAAGCAACACTAAAGTATGGTGGAACTGTAGAGGCAGCCTTCTGCTATACAATAGGACCCATTTACACCATAGATTACTTTGTTGAACTTGCAAAAAAGCTTAGAGACATGGGGGCTCATATAATATGCATAAAGGACATGGCAGGGCTTCTTGATCCATATACAGCCTATGAACTTATAAAAAGATTGAAAGAAGAGATAGATCTACCAATTCATCTTCATACTCATGATACAGCAGGTATGGCAGTTGCAACTACAATCAAGGCAATTGAAGCAGGAGTTGATATAGTTGATACTTCCATCTCAACAATGGCTGGTGGAACATCTCAACCTCCGCTTGAAACAATATGTCATATACTAAAAGGAACTGAAAGAGACCCTAAATTTAATATGGAACTTCTTGATGAAATTGCCGACTACTTCTATGAAGTAAGAAAAAAGTATAAATCCCTTGAAAGTGAATACATTGGGCCAGACCCAAAAGTTATTGTTTATCAGGTTCCGGGTGGAATGTTAAGTAATCTTGTTAATCAACTAAGAGAACAGAATGCTCTGCACAGAATGAAAGAAGTTTTAGAGGAAATTCCACGAGTAAGAGAGGACTTTGGATATCCACCTCTGGTTACTCCTTCAAGTCAGATTGTGGGAACACAGGCAACTTTGAATGTGCTTACCGGTGAGAGATATAAAATGGTAACTACAGAAACAAAGAATTATTTTAAAGGTCTTTATGGTAAACCACCTGCACCGGTAAATGAAGAGGTCAGAAAAAAAATACTTGGTGATGAAGAATTTATAACCTGCAGACCGGCAGATCTTCTTGAGCCTGAGTTTGAAAAAGCAAAGGCAGAACTAAAAGATAAAGCCCGTTCCGATGAAGATGTGCTCAGTTATTGTCTCTTTCCTAAAATATATCTCGAATTTCTTGAAGCAAAGGAAAAGGGGATTAAAGAGGAGATACCGGCACCGAAAAAAGAGGAGGCTAAACCTGCTCCAAGTCTTGCTCCAACAGAGTTTATGATAAATCTATACGGTGAATCCTATCATGTAAAGGTTGGAGGCAAAGGACATAAAGTTGATGGAAAGAGACCCTATTTTCTTTATGTAAACAATCAACTTGTTGAAGTCATAGTTGAACCATTGCAGGAGATTGTGCCAAGTGAAGAAGGCAAGGTTGAGATAAAACCAAAGGAATCTATAAGACCAAGACCATCTGAGCCAGGTGATATATCCTCACCAATGCCAGGAACAGTTGTGAAAATTAAGGTCAAAAAAGGTGATAAAGTCAGTGCAGGAGATACTGTTGTAATAGTTGAGGCAATGAAGATGGAAAATGAGATTCACTCACCAATTGATGGTGTAGTTGAAGAAATCTACATAAAAGAGGGTGACATGGTAAATCCTGATGAAGTGATGATAAGGATAAGATAATGGATTTTACAGGCATTATAAGACAGATTATAATTTCAGCGCCTGCCGTATTGATTGCGATCGTGTTTCACGAGCTTGCACATGGCTGGGTCGCATACAAACTTGGTGACAATACGGCAAAACTATCAGGAAGACTCACTCTAAATCCCATATCTCATATTGATCCTTTTGGAACTATAATAATGCCTTTTATGTTGCTGATACTTACAAGTGGGCAATGGGTTTTTGGTTATGCAAAGCCCGTTCCCGTAAATCCTTACAACTTCAAAAATCCCCGTGCAGGAATGGCTCTATGTGCAGCAGGAGGACCTGCGGCAAATCTTGCCGTTGCAATAGTCTGTACAATTCTAATTAAATGGCTCATTTTACCGCTTATGGGTGCTATACCTGATTTTATATTTGATCCAATTGTTTTGATTCTTAAAGCAACAATCATGATTAACATTGTTCTCGCAGCCTTTAATTTAATTCCTATTCCACCTCTTGATGGAGGAAGAATTCTAATGGGTGTGTTACCACTTAGGTATTCTCAATTGATGGAAAGAATTGAACCTTTCGGCTCTTTGATTGTTATATTAATGATTATTACAGGCTTGACCAGTGTTTTTGTATGGCCACTGGTAAAGCTTTTTTTCAACATTCTTTCACTTTTTTATTGAACCTTGAACTTTGAACTTTGAATCGCCCGCAGGGCGGTTGAACCTTGAACTTTGAATCACCCGTTAGGGTGGAGAGGAGGCACGAATGGATAGAGTATTAAGTGGAATGCAACCAAGCGGACCACTTCATCTTGGAAATCTTATTGGAGCGCTTTCAAACTGGGTAAAGCTTCAGGACAAATATGAGTGCTACTTTTTCGTTGCAGACTGGCACGCCTTAACCACAGGATATGGAAATCCTTCACAGATAAAAGAATACACGATTGATCTTCTTATGAACTTTATAGCTGCAGGTCTTGATCCAGAAAAATCAACAATTTTTATTCAGTCACAGGTTCCCGAGCATGCAGAACTGCACATATTTTTAAGCATGATAACTCCTCTTGGATGGCTTGAAAGAGTTCCCACTTATAAAGAAAAAAAAGAGCAGATTAAAGATAAAGACCTTGATACCTATGGATTTCTTGGATATCCAGTGCTTCAGACAGCAGATATAATTATTTACAGGGCAAAGTATGTGCCTGTTGGGATTGATCAGATTCCCCATCTTGAGATTTCCCGTGAAATTGCAAGAAGGTTTAACTACCTTTACGGAAAAGAGTTTTTCCCTGAGCCTGAGGCTTTGCTTACAGAGTTCCCAAAAGTTCCTGGAGTAGATGGAAGAAAAATGTCAAAAAGCTATGGTAATGCAATATATTTAAGCGATGATGAGAAAACAGTTACAGAAAAGATAAGAACAATGGTCACAGACCCGGCAAGAAAAAGAAGAACAGACAAAGGCGATCCTCAGAAATGCCCTGTATTTGACCTGCATAAAATATTTTCTACAGAAGAAGAGAGAAAAGAAGTAATAGCTGGCTGCACCCGAGCAGAAATTGGATGCATTGACTGTAAAAAAATTCTTATAAAACATGTAATAGAAACATTGAAACCAATATGGGAAAAGAGGCAAAAGCTTATTGATAATCCATCGCTTCTTATTGATATTGCTCAGGAAGGCTCTAAGAAAGCAAAAAAAGTAGCAGGTGAAACTCTCAAAGAGATGAAGGAGGTCATAGGATGGATTTCTTAAGATATGCCAGACAGATGCTCATAGATGGATGGGGAGAGGAAGGACAGAAAAAGTTAAAAAATTCTACAGTTTTTGTTGCTGGTGCAGGTGGTCTTGGAAGTCCTGTATCAATCTATCTTGCTGTTGCAGGAGTGGGCAGGATAATAATATGTGACTTTGACTCAGTTGAGATAACCAATTTAAACAGACAGATACTTCACAGTCATACGAGAATTGGAATAAATAAAGCCCTTTCAGCAAAGATAACTCTTACTGCCATAAATCCCGATGTTGAAGTAATCCCAATTACTGAAAAGATTACAGAGGATAATGCCTTTGAACTTGTTGGTGATTCACAGATAATTCTGGATTGCATGGATAATCTTGAGACAAGGTATATTCTCAATGAAGTTGCCATAAAAAAAGACATTCCACTTGTCTTTGGTGCAATTTATGGTATTCAGGGAATGATAAGCTTTATTAAGCCACCAGAAACACCCTGTCTAAAATGTCTTTTCCCTGAAGCTCCACCAAAAGAAAC
The nucleotide sequence above comes from Thermodesulfovibrio aggregans. Encoded proteins:
- the mqnE gene encoding aminofutalosine synthase MqnE; amino-acid sequence: MFGEIRRKIKEGERLSREEALFLFNSDNIYELGEMADEVSRKFNSNRVYFIVNRHINPTNICVNRCRFCAFSRSKGQEGAYELSIDEIIAQLKDAEREIGYLSEVHIVSGLHPDWQFEYYLEMLSTIKKEFPSIGIKAFTAVEIDYFARKSGLTVEQTLIKLKEAGLDLMPGGGAEIFNSHVRAKICPEKISGERWLEIIKTAHELGIKTNATMLYGHVESYEHRVDHLMKLRELQDQTGGFLAFIPLSYQPENNEIKVPYPSGIDDLKTIAVSRLVLDNIPHIKAYWIMLGEKLAQLSLLFGADCLEGTVIEERIAHSAGARSKKGNTIEELVHLIRETGKVPAQRDSFYNVIKLW
- the trpS gene encoding tryptophan--tRNA ligase, with amino-acid sequence MDRVLSGMQPSGPLHLGNLIGALSNWVKLQDKYECYFFVADWHALTTGYGNPSQIKEYTIDLLMNFIAAGLDPEKSTIFIQSQVPEHAELHIFLSMITPLGWLERVPTYKEKKEQIKDKDLDTYGFLGYPVLQTADIIIYRAKYVPVGIDQIPHLEISREIARRFNYLYGKEFFPEPEALLTEFPKVPGVDGRKMSKSYGNAIYLSDDEKTVTEKIRTMVTDPARKRRTDKGDPQKCPVFDLHKIFSTEEERKEVIAGCTRAEIGCIDCKKILIKHVIETLKPIWEKRQKLIDNPSLLIDIAQEGSKKAKKVAGETLKEMKEVIGWIS
- a CDS encoding NAD(P)/FAD-dependent oxidoreductase — protein: MTEIYDVIIIGGGPAGLTAGIYSARANLKTVVLDKSKTAGALAYASLIENYPGLEKPLTGKELLERIRAQALSFGVEYREEQVVGVDLVSETKEVVTMAGSYRGKAVIIATGSMGRKPTIKGEGELLGRGVSYCAVCDAPFFRGKTVAVLGDSEEAAKEALYLREFADKVFLITSSSKLKVESGHPVYENPKIEILTSHSIKEITGTDFVTGVLLKEPEGAEKHIEVSGVFVYIQGSQPITDFLGETIKVDEKGFIVVDNFMQTNIQGVFAAGDVASPHTRQVVIACAQGAIAALSAEKYIRGRSRIKSDWHG
- the oadA gene encoding sodium-extruding oxaloacetate decarboxylase subunit alpha, translating into MSNSPVKIMDTTFRDAHQSLHATRMKLEDIVPIAEKMDQVGFHSLEVWGGATFDSCLRFLREDPWERLRTIRTLVKNTKLQMLLRGQNLVGYRHYPDDVVEKFVEKTIENGIDILRIFDALNDLRNMESSIKATLKYGGTVEAAFCYTIGPIYTIDYFVELAKKLRDMGAHIICIKDMAGLLDPYTAYELIKRLKEEIDLPIHLHTHDTAGMAVATTIKAIEAGVDIVDTSISTMAGGTSQPPLETICHILKGTERDPKFNMELLDEIADYFYEVRKKYKSLESEYIGPDPKVIVYQVPGGMLSNLVNQLREQNALHRMKEVLEEIPRVREDFGYPPLVTPSSQIVGTQATLNVLTGERYKMVTTETKNYFKGLYGKPPAPVNEEVRKKILGDEEFITCRPADLLEPEFEKAKAELKDKARSDEDVLSYCLFPKIYLEFLEAKEKGIKEEIPAPKKEEAKPAPSLAPTEFMINLYGESYHVKVGGKGHKVDGKRPYFLYVNNQLVEVIVEPLQEIVPSEEGKVEIKPKESIRPRPSEPGDISSPMPGTVVKIKVKKGDKVSAGDTVVIVEAMKMENEIHSPIDGVVEEIYIKEGDMVNPDEVMIRIR
- a CDS encoding site-2 protease family protein, translating into MDFTGIIRQIIISAPAVLIAIVFHELAHGWVAYKLGDNTAKLSGRLTLNPISHIDPFGTIIMPFMLLILTSGQWVFGYAKPVPVNPYNFKNPRAGMALCAAGGPAANLAVAIVCTILIKWLILPLMGAIPDFIFDPIVLILKATIMINIVLAAFNLIPIPPLDGGRILMGVLPLRYSQLMERIEPFGSLIVILMIITGLTSVFVWPLVKLFFNILSLFY
- a CDS encoding HesA/MoeB/ThiF family protein, translated to MDFLRYARQMLIDGWGEEGQKKLKNSTVFVAGAGGLGSPVSIYLAVAGVGRIIICDFDSVEITNLNRQILHSHTRIGINKALSAKITLTAINPDVEVIPITEKITEDNAFELVGDSQIILDCMDNLETRYILNEVAIKKDIPLVFGAIYGIQGMISFIKPPETPCLKCLFPEAPPKETFPVVGATPGVIGALQALEAIKYIVGIGKLFKNKLFVWDGMSGDFKTFKAQKDPACPVCGKI
- the mqnC gene encoding cyclic dehypoxanthinyl futalosine synthase gives rise to the protein MVRVSKKEALEMLKEASIYELGKAADEIRKKIHPEGIVTFVVDRNINYTNICINRCKFCAFWRPEGHPEAYVITKQELAKKIQETVEKGGTQILLQGGVHPKLGLDFYIDMLKFIKNNFKIHVHGFSPPEISFLSRKEGLSIKEVLEKLRQAGLDSIPGGGAEILSDRVRQLQSPNKIKTAEWLEVMRRAHLIGMKTSATMMFGSIDTEEDIVEHLDAIRRLQDETSGFTAFIPWSFQPGNTELKKENPELMPSGAVKYLRVLALSRIYLDNFPNIQVSWVTQGIKIAQVGLRFGANDFGSTMLEENVVRAAGVCYRVSMEEIIEAIKASGFRPAQRDTYYNILRFFNFKTFIVGGKNDRNL
- the accC gene encoding acetyl-CoA carboxylase biotin carboxylase subunit; the encoded protein is MFKKVLIANRGEIALRIIRACKELGIRTVAIYCEPDATARYVKKADEAYLVTPGPLRGYLNIYGIVELAKNVGADAIHPGYGFLAENPQFAEACAQAGITFIGPNANAIRKMGLKDQARKIAEKLGIPLLPGTPPLKGIDEAVAAAKEIGYPVMIKAVAGGGGRGLRICYDEESLRRQIPIAMSEAKKAFGDERFFIEKYLERPHHIEIQIMADRYGNIIHLGERDCSIQRRHQKLIEIAPSLLLTEKVRAQMGEAAKRLAYEVGYDNVGTVEFLVDENLNYYFLEMNTRIQVEHTITEEITGIDLVQNMIKIACGEPLSIKQYEVMLSGYAIQCRINAEDPLNDFLPSTGVVTAYYSPGGFGIRIDGHVTEGYHVPPYYDSLLAKLVARGRTWEEVVRRMHRALSEYIIRGVKTTIPLYIKIMEDEDFRKGNFSTKYLEEKLPSLIYSEEKDPFDLAVVLSAAIVAHSRV